A portion of the Roseofilum capinflatum BLCC-M114 genome contains these proteins:
- a CDS encoding Ycf34 family protein, with product MCICVNCEYVDRCLTYHAVEGQHQQPHLTENPDFEAINPEINVNIRHQGDEIEMEWDVVGCESFKREQGKWAKLRPGELIPT from the coding sequence ATGTGCATTTGTGTCAATTGCGAATATGTAGACCGTTGCCTTACCTATCATGCCGTGGAAGGTCAACACCAACAACCCCATCTAACTGAAAATCCCGATTTTGAAGCCATCAACCCCGAAATTAATGTCAATATCCGCCATCAGGGAGATGAAATTGAGATGGAGTGGGATGTAGTCGGATGTGAAAGTTTTAAGCGAGAACAAGGAAAATGGGCCAAGTTACGTCCAGGAGAGTTGATTCCAACTTAA
- a CDS encoding serine/threonine-protein kinase — MSYCFNLACKTPHNPDEARFCQSCGSKLLVGDRYRALRPLGAGGFGRTLLAIDEHKPSRPHCVIKQFLPQQQGTQNSTKAAELFRREAIQLEPLGEHPQIPQLYAYFTEGDRQYLVQEYINGPTLTQELAETGAFSEEKIKQLLTDLLPVLQFIGDRHIIHRDIKPDNIIRRQEDGQLFLVDFGAAKYVHLTSQQQTGTIIGSAAYTAPEQLLGKATYNSDIYSLGVTCLHLLTQIPPFDLFDSGENRWAWKDYLKQPLNPELSQILDKMIHTATKYRYQSPKAIITQLNPSSDAEPAGFSPLEIEKDESSSDDALALAPNASSALTAQPQTTLQTSDIKTELENALKATLDPYWVKLQLYWGKKHVTLFLIRNLDTPINYTYLVKKIEETIDRFSLTGIETVKIYGRLSDQPMPEWKHIINLTSSSEFLWLDRAKQKISYYPDQKFWISQLEKKEFWLDVLLFGLMSFVFTARIVLLNTILGFLTALGFMFVRNLMRDHPEFQEKKCFKHWVIIGGILGLLQIQLFLSDAFALIISAFVIASPIFYIKGVFKS, encoded by the coding sequence ATGAGCTACTGCTTTAACCTAGCCTGCAAAACTCCCCATAATCCTGATGAAGCGCGATTTTGTCAAAGTTGTGGCTCAAAACTGCTGGTGGGCGATCGCTATCGGGCGCTGCGTCCCTTGGGTGCAGGGGGGTTTGGGCGAACCCTATTGGCGATCGATGAGCATAAACCGTCACGCCCCCATTGCGTGATTAAACAGTTTTTACCCCAACAACAGGGAACTCAAAACAGCACCAAAGCGGCGGAACTATTCCGTCGAGAAGCCATCCAGCTCGAACCCTTGGGAGAACATCCCCAGATTCCCCAACTCTACGCCTATTTTACGGAAGGCGATCGCCAATATCTGGTTCAAGAATACATTAACGGCCCCACTTTAACCCAAGAACTGGCAGAAACCGGAGCCTTTAGCGAGGAGAAAATCAAGCAACTACTGACTGATTTACTGCCCGTTCTACAATTTATCGGCGATCGCCACATCATCCACCGCGACATTAAACCCGATAACATCATCCGTCGTCAAGAAGATGGACAACTATTTCTAGTCGATTTTGGCGCAGCCAAATACGTCCATCTCACCTCCCAACAACAAACCGGAACCATCATCGGTAGTGCCGCATATACTGCCCCCGAACAACTCCTCGGTAAAGCCACCTATAACAGCGATATTTATAGTTTAGGGGTCACTTGTCTCCATCTCCTTACCCAAATTCCTCCCTTTGATCTCTTTGACAGTGGCGAAAATCGTTGGGCATGGAAAGACTATCTTAAACAACCCCTCAATCCAGAGTTAAGCCAAATCCTGGATAAAATGATTCACACAGCGACTAAATATCGCTATCAATCCCCCAAGGCAATTATTACCCAACTTAATCCTTCTTCCGATGCAGAACCAGCAGGATTTTCGCCCTTAGAAATAGAAAAGGATGAGTCAAGTTCAGACGATGCTCTTGCCCTTGCCCCAAATGCTTCATCTGCCCTAACTGCCCAACCCCAAACTACCCTACAAACTTCAGACATAAAAACCGAGCTAGAAAATGCCTTAAAAGCTACTCTAGATCCTTATTGGGTTAAACTACAACTGTATTGGGGGAAAAAGCACGTCACCCTATTTTTAATTCGCAATCTAGACACGCCAATTAATTATACTTATCTCGTCAAGAAAATTGAGGAAACTATCGATCGCTTTTCCTTAACTGGCATAGAAACCGTGAAAATTTATGGTCGATTGAGCGATCAGCCGATGCCAGAATGGAAACATATTATTAACTTAACATCATCCTCAGAATTCTTATGGCTAGATAGAGCTAAACAAAAAATCTCCTATTACCCAGATCAAAAGTTCTGGATCTCCCAACTGGAAAAGAAAGAGTTTTGGTTAGATGTGCTATTGTTTGGTTTAATGTCTTTTGTCTTCACAGCCAGGATTGTACTACTCAACACTATTTTGGGTTTTCTAACAGCATTGGGGTTTATGTTCGTGCGGAACTTGATGCGCGATCATCCAGAATTCCAAGAGAAAAAATGTTTCAAACATTGGGTGATTATTGGGGGTATTTTAGGTTTATTGCAGATCCAGCTATTTTTGTCTGATGCTTTTGCCTTGATTATTTCTGCTTTTGTGATTGCTTCCCCCATATTTTATATCAAAGGTGTCTTTAAGTCTTGA
- a CDS encoding pyridoxal-phosphate-dependent aminotransferase family protein, whose amino-acid sequence MTAVLAINNAHKLSSPRLEMPPRLLLGAGPSNADPRVIEAMSRPQVGHLDPCFLKLMEEIQELLRYTFQTDNSLTIPVSGTGSAAMETTFANTIEPNDVVLVAVKGYFGRRMVDMAGRYGADVRQIDKPWGEAFSLEELRKALSTHRPAILGIVHAETSTGVRQPLEGLGDLCREFDCLLVVDTVTSLGCFPLFIDDWKIDLAYSCSQKGLSCPPGASPLTMNQRALDKIHKRQTKVANWYLDVSLVSKYWGQERTYHHTAPINMNYALYEALCLVAEEGLESRWERHQKNAQMLWDGLAELGLTCHVPKEFRLPTLTTVRVPDGVQEAEIRRQLLDQYNIEISGGLGDLAGKVWRIGLMGHNSRPESIERLLSALGELLPSR is encoded by the coding sequence ATGACCGCCGTCCTTGCGATTAACAACGCCCATAAACTCTCTTCTCCTCGGTTAGAAATGCCTCCCCGTCTGCTATTGGGTGCGGGGCCATCCAATGCTGACCCAAGGGTAATTGAGGCCATGAGTCGTCCCCAAGTGGGTCACCTCGATCCCTGTTTCCTGAAGTTGATGGAAGAGATTCAAGAGTTACTGCGCTATACCTTTCAGACCGATAATAGCTTAACGATTCCTGTCAGTGGAACCGGTAGCGCAGCGATGGAAACCACTTTTGCCAATACGATAGAACCCAATGATGTGGTTTTGGTCGCCGTTAAGGGGTATTTTGGTCGCCGTATGGTGGATATGGCGGGTCGGTATGGGGCGGATGTGCGGCAAATTGACAAGCCATGGGGAGAGGCGTTTTCCCTGGAGGAATTGCGTAAGGCTCTTTCTACCCATCGTCCTGCAATTTTGGGTATTGTCCATGCGGAAACTTCAACGGGGGTTCGTCAACCGTTGGAAGGACTGGGGGACTTATGTCGAGAATTTGACTGCTTGCTGGTGGTAGATACGGTAACGAGTTTGGGCTGTTTTCCCTTGTTTATCGATGATTGGAAAATTGATTTGGCTTATAGCTGTAGCCAAAAAGGCCTGAGCTGTCCTCCGGGAGCTTCTCCCCTGACTATGAATCAACGGGCTTTAGATAAGATCCATAAGCGACAAACCAAGGTGGCTAATTGGTATTTGGATGTGTCGTTGGTGAGTAAATATTGGGGGCAGGAGCGCACCTATCACCACACGGCTCCGATTAATATGAATTATGCTCTGTATGAGGCTTTATGTCTGGTGGCTGAAGAGGGCTTAGAGTCTCGATGGGAACGACATCAGAAAAATGCCCAAATGCTCTGGGATGGGTTGGCTGAATTAGGGTTAACTTGTCATGTGCCCAAGGAGTTCCGTTTACCGACGCTGACGACGGTTCGGGTTCCAGATGGGGTACAAGAAGCCGAAATTCGTCGCCAATTGCTGGATCAGTATAATATTGAGATTAGTGGCGGTTTGGGCGATTTGGCCGGTAAGGTTTGGCGGATTGGTTTGATGGGCCATAATAGCCGTCCGGAGAGTATTGAACGGTTGTTGAGTGCTTTGGGTGAGTTGTTACCGAGTCGTTAA
- a CDS encoding DUF928 domain-containing protein, whose protein sequence is MKRNTHLSKAIHNLAALTFVATLGWQSASTALPKPSFEIAQAFNPPGRGAPPRTADVGTRGCSVSEGNSQPLTALIPVKDLALTLESHPTLFWYVPKAEGKTLQFTLLDKNDETIIYEKEVPAPSESGIVSIELSKAETEGLKNNELYHWYLSIVCDPQDRTGDIIVDGWIERMEANADLKAQIQQANPETLPKLYAESGIWHDALSAMAKLYHENPQNGAIASQWQTLLRSVQLDAFAQTPILSPSESE, encoded by the coding sequence GTGAAAAGAAACACTCATTTATCAAAAGCTATCCACAACTTAGCTGCTTTAACCTTCGTGGCGACTCTGGGTTGGCAAAGTGCCTCAACTGCTCTTCCCAAACCCAGTTTTGAAATTGCCCAAGCCTTTAATCCTCCAGGGAGAGGAGCGCCCCCCAGAACCGCAGATGTGGGAACCCGTGGCTGTAGTGTTTCGGAAGGGAATAGCCAACCGTTAACGGCTTTAATTCCGGTCAAAGATTTAGCCCTAACTCTAGAGAGCCATCCGACCTTGTTCTGGTATGTGCCCAAAGCTGAAGGTAAAACGCTGCAATTTACCTTACTCGACAAAAACGACGAAACGATTATTTACGAGAAAGAAGTCCCTGCCCCTTCTGAATCTGGAATCGTTAGTATTGAGTTATCCAAAGCAGAAACAGAAGGGTTAAAAAACAATGAACTTTATCATTGGTATTTATCCATAGTCTGCGATCCTCAAGACCGTACCGGTGATATTATCGTAGACGGTTGGATCGAACGGATGGAAGCCAACGCCGATCTCAAAGCTCAAATTCAACAAGCTAATCCAGAAACACTGCCTAAACTCTATGCGGAGTCCGGAATTTGGCATGATGCCCTATCAGCCATGGCTAAGTTGTATCATGAAAATCCCCAAAATGGGGCGATCGCCAGCCAATGGCAAACCCTGCTCCGTTCTGTTCAACTCGATGCCTTTGCCCAAACCCCTATTCTTTCACCGAGTGAATCCGAATAA
- the gor gene encoding glutathione-disulfide reductase, which translates to MSYDFDLFVIGAGSGGIATARRAAEYGAKVGIAEFDRLGGTCVNRGCIPKKLMVHASHFPSWFEDSQGYGWSAVESHLDWTKMIGAVNGEVDRLNGVYQRMLEKSEVKVYRNYAEFVDPHTLKVGEETVTADKILIAVGGKPVKPDIPGIEHTLISDQIFQLTEQPKRVVILGGGYIGVEFACILHGLGTEVTEVIRREHILHGFDEDIRTHIQSEMERHGVRVLNKSVITQVEKTDEGLAVTIERENEQDIVIVDAVGISATGRKPNIEKLGLDKVGIKVEKGAIAVDANSRTNIEHIYAVGDCTDRVNLTPVAIGEGRALADTHFGGKPRQMAYDNIPTAVFSHPEAGTVGLTEEEARAQYGDKIKVYRAKFKPLYHTVSGREDRTLMKLVVNEETDKVLGAHMVGEHAGEIIQGVAIALKMGATKANFDATVGIHPSAAEEFVTMR; encoded by the coding sequence ATGAGTTACGATTTTGATTTATTTGTGATTGGTGCAGGTTCCGGGGGAATTGCCACCGCTAGACGAGCTGCTGAATATGGCGCAAAGGTGGGGATTGCAGAATTCGATCGCCTGGGGGGAACTTGCGTGAACCGAGGCTGTATTCCCAAAAAACTAATGGTACATGCTTCCCATTTTCCCAGTTGGTTTGAAGATAGCCAAGGCTATGGCTGGAGTGCGGTGGAAAGTCATCTGGACTGGACAAAAATGATCGGCGCGGTGAATGGGGAAGTCGATCGCCTGAATGGGGTATATCAAAGAATGTTAGAGAAGTCTGAGGTGAAGGTATACCGCAACTATGCCGAGTTTGTCGATCCTCATACCCTGAAGGTTGGCGAAGAAACGGTAACGGCGGATAAAATTTTGATTGCTGTGGGAGGGAAACCGGTTAAACCGGATATTCCGGGGATTGAACATACCTTAATTTCCGATCAGATTTTCCAGCTTACGGAGCAACCCAAACGGGTGGTGATTTTGGGCGGGGGATATATTGGTGTTGAGTTTGCCTGTATTCTCCATGGATTGGGAACGGAAGTGACGGAAGTCATCCGTCGGGAGCATATTCTTCATGGGTTTGATGAGGATATTCGCACCCATATTCAGTCGGAAATGGAGCGTCATGGGGTTCGAGTTTTGAATAAGAGTGTGATTACTCAAGTGGAAAAAACCGATGAAGGTTTAGCGGTGACCATTGAGCGCGAAAATGAACAGGATATTGTCATTGTAGATGCGGTGGGGATCTCGGCTACCGGACGCAAACCCAATATAGAGAAATTGGGGTTAGATAAAGTGGGGATCAAAGTCGAGAAAGGGGCGATCGCCGTGGATGCCAATAGTCGCACCAATATCGAGCATATTTACGCCGTCGGAGACTGTACGGATCGGGTGAATTTAACTCCGGTTGCCATTGGTGAAGGCCGCGCCCTTGCTGATACCCATTTTGGGGGCAAACCTCGGCAGATGGCTTATGATAATATCCCCACAGCCGTCTTTTCCCATCCTGAAGCGGGAACGGTAGGGTTAACGGAAGAAGAAGCCCGCGCCCAATATGGAGACAAAATTAAGGTTTATCGGGCTAAATTTAAGCCCCTTTATCATACGGTGAGTGGCCGGGAAGACCGCACGTTAATGAAATTAGTGGTCAATGAAGAAACCGATAAAGTCTTAGGAGCGCATATGGTAGGAGAACATGCGGGAGAAATTATCCAAGGAGTGGCGATCGCCCTCAAAATGGGAGCCACCAAAGCCAACTTTGATGCCACCGTCGGCATCCACCCCAGTGCCGCCGAAGAATTTGTCACCATGCGCTAA
- a CDS encoding adenosine deaminase, which produces MICDWIRDLPKAELHIHIEGSLEPELMFALADRHQISLPYDSIEAAHQAYQFQDLQSFLDLYYAGANVLRTEQDFYDLTWAYLQRAHQQSVHHTEIFFDPQTHTQRGISFETVITGIHQALVDGKQKLGISSHLILCFLRHLSAEDAMKTLEEALPYQDWIIGVGLDSSEQGHPPSKFTAVFDRARAQGFLTVAHAGEEGPPEYIWEAIELLKVARIDHGVRSPEDPKLMEWLKEHQIPLTVCPLSNIKLCVFETLKQHPIKQLLDAGLQVSVNSDDPAYFGGYVQENFMAIYEALDLSQQDLYQLAKNSFLSSFLSESEKEEAIAKLDRFIEKFG; this is translated from the coding sequence ATGATTTGCGACTGGATTCGAGACTTACCCAAAGCGGAATTACACATTCATATTGAAGGATCTTTAGAACCGGAATTAATGTTTGCTTTAGCCGATCGCCACCAGATCTCTCTTCCCTATGATTCCATAGAAGCTGCCCATCAGGCCTATCAGTTTCAAGACTTACAATCATTTCTCGATCTCTACTATGCGGGAGCCAATGTCCTCCGTACAGAGCAGGACTTTTATGACCTTACTTGGGCTTATCTGCAACGGGCCCACCAGCAAAGCGTACACCATACAGAAATTTTCTTTGATCCCCAAACCCATACCCAGAGAGGAATTAGCTTTGAAACTGTAATTACAGGCATCCATCAAGCCTTGGTGGACGGGAAACAAAAACTGGGCATATCTTCTCATCTCATTCTGTGTTTTTTACGTCATTTGAGTGCCGAAGACGCGATGAAAACCCTGGAAGAAGCCCTTCCTTATCAAGATTGGATTATTGGGGTGGGTTTAGATTCTTCCGAACAGGGTCATCCTCCCTCTAAGTTTACCGCCGTGTTTGACCGAGCCAGAGCGCAGGGATTTTTGACCGTTGCTCACGCAGGGGAAGAAGGGCCACCTGAGTATATCTGGGAAGCGATTGAGTTACTAAAAGTTGCCCGCATTGACCATGGAGTGCGATCGCCAGAAGACCCTAAACTGATGGAGTGGCTCAAAGAACACCAAATCCCCCTCACCGTTTGTCCCCTCTCCAATATTAAGCTCTGCGTTTTTGAAACCCTGAAGCAACATCCCATTAAACAGTTATTAGACGCAGGCCTGCAAGTGAGCGTCAACTCCGACGATCCCGCCTACTTTGGGGGGTATGTACAAGAAAACTTTATGGCCATCTATGAAGCCCTAGACTTGAGTCAACAAGACTTATATCAACTGGCGAAAAACTCCTTTCTCAGTTCATTTCTATCCGAGTCAGAAAAAGAAGAGGCGATCGCCAAACTCGATCGCTTTATCGAAAAATTTGGGTAG
- a CDS encoding DUF4330 domain-containing protein has translation MALLDSKGRLFGKLSILDLGALVVIGLVLFGIFFYPGTSGSVAQVGVTTKPVEVDVIVRGLSVRSPEDLVQEFRDTQTTNIVIRNQPYGRVTVKSVERLERRVIVPQPDGTVQGLSDPRPESEFSLDMLMTLTGNAQITDNGVVLGNSKLKIGTPVELEGFTYNFNGSVIEVRVLE, from the coding sequence ATGGCACTGTTAGATTCAAAAGGTCGGTTATTTGGCAAGCTCTCCATTCTCGATCTCGGCGCTCTCGTCGTTATTGGCCTAGTCTTATTCGGCATTTTCTTCTACCCAGGAACCTCTGGATCGGTTGCCCAAGTGGGAGTAACGACCAAACCAGTGGAAGTGGATGTCATTGTCCGGGGATTAAGCGTGCGGAGTCCAGAAGATTTGGTGCAAGAGTTCCGAGACACTCAGACCACCAATATTGTCATCCGCAATCAACCCTATGGAAGGGTAACGGTTAAATCTGTGGAACGCTTAGAACGTCGCGTCATTGTGCCTCAACCGGATGGTACAGTCCAAGGATTGAGCGATCCGAGGCCAGAAAGTGAATTTTCCCTCGATATGTTAATGACCCTCACTGGAAATGCTCAAATTACTGATAACGGTGTAGTTTTGGGCAATAGTAAGCTTAAAATTGGGACTCCTGTGGAGTTAGAAGGATTTACTTATAACTTTAATGGCAGTGTGATAGAAGTTCGCGTTTTGGAATAA
- a CDS encoding class I SAM-dependent methyltransferase, giving the protein MADLQEYLQWVTSQSLEAKKDWYSSVAEAYDRTRPRYPKILLDRALDWGVLSSDSRVLEIGCGPGTLTFDLREITDSIVAIEPSMAAYEMARKKGERVANVRFVNSTFEEWNPQGERFDAVVAASCFHWISPEGRDRKIVECLHPHGYLILLWNSPPRPEPKVCHILDRIYERYDRALSHFNHLDDHQRSLDQLGETLRNSEVFDHFQCDRAIGDRPYTIDSYLGLLSTLSPYIVMEPQKRDRLFAEIQHSLQAQGIEQFHTSYLSVIQVVSLKS; this is encoded by the coding sequence ATGGCCGATCTACAAGAGTATTTACAGTGGGTCACCTCTCAAAGTTTAGAGGCGAAAAAGGATTGGTATTCATCGGTGGCTGAAGCTTACGATCGCACTCGGCCTCGGTATCCAAAAATTTTACTCGATCGCGCCCTAGACTGGGGAGTGTTGTCTTCTGATTCACGGGTTTTGGAAATTGGATGTGGCCCCGGAACCTTGACATTCGACCTGAGAGAGATTACGGATTCAATTGTGGCGATTGAACCGAGTATGGCCGCTTATGAAATGGCCCGCAAAAAGGGTGAAAGGGTTGCTAATGTGCGGTTTGTCAATTCCACGTTTGAAGAGTGGAACCCGCAGGGGGAAAGGTTTGATGCGGTGGTGGCGGCCTCTTGTTTTCATTGGATATCCCCAGAAGGGCGCGATCGCAAGATCGTCGAGTGTTTACACCCCCATGGGTATCTGATATTACTGTGGAATAGTCCACCCCGACCGGAACCGAAAGTGTGTCATATTCTGGATCGGATTTATGAACGCTACGATCGCGCCCTCAGCCATTTTAATCATTTAGACGATCACCAACGAAGTTTAGACCAGTTAGGGGAAACACTGAGGAATTCTGAGGTGTTCGATCATTTCCAGTGCGATCGGGCGATCGGCGATCGCCCATATACCATTGACAGCTACCTAGGCTTGTTAAGCACCTTGTCGCCGTATATTGTCATGGAACCTCAAAAGCGCGATCGCCTCTTTGCAGAGATCCAGCACAGTTTACAAGCTCAGGGAATCGAACAGTTTCACACCTCCTATCTCTCGGTGATTCAAGTGGTGTCACTAAAATCTTAA
- a CDS encoding filamentous hemagglutinin N-terminal domain-containing protein, whose translation MSLRINGLNPLLALSLWLCGSYFQIAQAQTILPAADGTGTTVIPQGNQFYIQGGSPSADGANLFHSFTQFGLNPHQVANFLSTPGIENIFSRINGGSPSTINGLIQVLGGTSNLYLINPAGIIFGPNAQLNVPAAFHATTATGIGFGQNQWLDVFGDNNWQILTGTPNEFRFDGATPGGILNWGNLTVSPGENLSLTGGTVINLGTLNAPGGTVTLGAVPGNHTLRISQEGHLLSLEIPVGDRQSVPFNPLSVPQLLTGGTLTHHASQIEVNAQGQVVLSGSQITVPENPGVAIASGTLDVSHTQPTLNPGTINLIGTQVGVIDATLDASSPQNGGQIHIGGSFQGKGPLPNAQQTLINPHSQIRANSLEQGNGGEIIIWSDGTTQFYGTVEARGGETGGNGGFVEISGKETLTFSGTVDVSAPSGEWGTLLLDPENITIANSSFSVPSEVEDELPTIGFNDFAGDDITIAAEVLEQQTGNIELQATNNITISRGVSLNFVEGGSITFTADADGDDNGSFRMSLSSTITAPGRDINISGASISLGNLSTRSNNEPGGDISLTASAGNITTGDLNTRSNNGSGGNIFITAPTGNITTGDLEARSNNSPGGNIILKTQQGNILTEDIDSSSNNGDGGDVTLKIEEGDIITEDIDSSSNNGDGGDITLQTQEGNITHGDLDASSNNGTDGTITVQVTLSPAPTPAPTPAPTPAPTPAPSPAPTPAPTPAPTPAPTPAP comes from the coding sequence ATGTCCCTGCGGATAAACGGATTGAATCCCCTGCTTGCCCTTTCTCTATGGTTATGCGGCAGCTATTTCCAGATTGCCCAAGCCCAAACCATTCTACCGGCTGCTGATGGTACAGGAACCACGGTCATTCCCCAGGGGAATCAATTTTATATCCAAGGGGGGAGTCCCTCGGCTGATGGGGCGAACCTGTTTCATAGTTTTACCCAATTTGGCCTTAACCCTCATCAGGTGGCCAATTTTTTATCGACACCGGGAATAGAGAATATCTTCAGCCGCATTAATGGGGGCAGTCCTTCCACCATTAATGGGTTAATCCAGGTTTTGGGGGGAACCTCAAATCTCTATCTGATTAATCCTGCGGGGATTATTTTTGGCCCCAATGCTCAACTGAACGTTCCCGCCGCATTTCACGCTACAACCGCTACGGGCATCGGTTTTGGTCAAAATCAATGGTTGGATGTGTTTGGGGACAATAACTGGCAAATTTTGACCGGTACACCCAATGAATTTAGGTTTGATGGAGCGACTCCGGGGGGCATTCTGAATTGGGGCAATTTAACCGTGAGTCCGGGTGAAAATTTGAGCTTAACCGGGGGCACGGTGATTAACCTGGGAACGCTCAACGCACCAGGGGGTACAGTGACTCTGGGGGCAGTTCCGGGCAATCATACGCTCAGGATTTCCCAAGAGGGCCATTTACTCAGTTTAGAAATTCCAGTGGGCGATCGCCAGTCGGTTCCCTTTAACCCCCTCTCTGTTCCCCAACTGCTCACGGGAGGGACACTCACCCACCATGCGTCACAAATCGAGGTGAATGCCCAGGGACAGGTGGTGTTATCCGGTTCTCAGATTACAGTACCAGAAAATCCGGGAGTGGCGATCGCCTCCGGAACCCTAGATGTTTCCCATACCCAACCCACCCTCAACCCCGGAACCATCAACCTCATCGGCACTCAAGTCGGTGTCATTGACGCAACCCTTGATGCATCCAGTCCCCAAAATGGCGGTCAAATTCACATCGGCGGCTCATTTCAAGGCAAAGGCCCCCTCCCCAATGCCCAACAAACTTTAATTAATCCCCATTCCCAAATTCGCGCCAATAGTCTAGAGCAAGGAAATGGGGGAGAAATCATCATTTGGTCAGATGGAACCACCCAATTTTACGGCACAGTAGAAGCACGAGGCGGAGAAACGGGAGGAAATGGCGGATTTGTAGAAATTTCCGGTAAAGAAACCCTCACGTTTTCCGGCACAGTAGATGTCAGCGCCCCCAGTGGAGAATGGGGAACCCTCTTACTCGATCCAGAAAATATTACCATTGCTAATAGCTCTTTCTCTGTGCCTTCAGAAGTCGAGGATGAGTTGCCCACCATTGGCTTTAATGATTTTGCAGGAGATGATATTACGATTGCGGCCGAAGTTTTAGAACAACAAACCGGCAATATAGAACTGCAAGCCACCAATAATATTACCATCTCTAGGGGCGTTTCCCTGAATTTTGTCGAAGGGGGATCGATTACCTTTACAGCCGATGCAGATGGGGATGATAATGGTTCATTTAGGATGAGCTTGTCTTCAACTATTACCGCTCCCGGTCGAGATATTAATATTTCTGGAGCCAGTATTAGTCTGGGGAACTTGAGTACAAGGAGCAATAATGAGCCAGGGGGAGATATTTCTTTAACAGCTTCGGCGGGAAATATTACAACAGGAGATTTGAATACCAGGAGTAATAATGGCTCAGGAGGCAATATTTTTATTACTGCTCCTACGGGAAATATTACGACAGGAGATTTAGAGGCGAGGAGTAATAATAGCCCAGGGGGGAATATTATCTTGAAAACTCAACAAGGGAATATTCTTACAGAAGATATTGATTCAAGCTCAAACAATGGAGATGGTGGTGATGTTACCTTGAAAATTGAAGAAGGAGACATTATTACAGAAGATATTGATTCAAGCTCAAATAATGGGGATGGTGGTGATATTACGTTACAAACTCAAGAAGGGAATATTACCCATGGAGACTTAGATGCGAGTTCAAATAATGGCACGGATGGCACAATTACTGTTCAAGTAACACTATCACCAGCACCGACTCCTGCACCGACTCCTGCACCAACTCCTGCACCGACACCAGCGCCATCACCAGCACCGACTCCTGCACCGACTCCTGCACCAACTCCTGCACCGACACCAGCACCGA